The Streptomyces puniciscabiei genomic interval GCTGCACGACATCGGCTACATCCTCACCGACCATGACCCCGACTTCGTGATCCTCGGCGAGACCCGCACCTACTCCTTCGAGGCGCTGACCAAGGCCGTGCGGCTGATCAACGACGGCGCCCGGTTCATCGCCACCAACCCCGACAACGTCGGCCCCTCCACCGAGGGCGACCTGCCCGCCACCGGCTCGGTCGCCGCCCTGATCACCGCCGCGACCGGCAAGAAGCCGTACTTCGTGGGCAAGCCCAACCCGCTGATGATGCGGGCCGGGCTCAATGCCATCGGGGCCCACTCCGAGACCTCCGCGATGATCGGCGACCGCATGGACACCGACGTCCTCGCGGGCCTGGAGGCCGGAATGCGCACCTTCCTGGTGCTGTCCGGCGTCACCCAGCCCGACGACGTCGACCGCTACCCCTTCCGGCCCTCGCAGGTCGCGGACTCCATCGCCGACCTGGTCGACCTCGTCTGAACGGGTCTGACCAGCGGC includes:
- a CDS encoding HAD-IIA family hydrolase: MADRKPIESWLTDMDGVLIHEGVPIPGADAFLKKLRESGRPFLVLTNNSIYTARDLHARLRRMGLEVPEKNIWTSALATAQFLDDQRPGGSAYVIGEAGLTTALHDIGYILTDHDPDFVILGETRTYSFEALTKAVRLINDGARFIATNPDNVGPSTEGDLPATGSVAALITAATGKKPYFVGKPNPLMMRAGLNAIGAHSETSAMIGDRMDTDVLAGLEAGMRTFLVLSGVTQPDDVDRYPFRPSQVADSIADLVDLV